atacacactctcacacacacatacacactctcacagacacatacacactctctcacacacatacacactcacacacatacacactctcacacacacatacacactctcacacacacatacacactcacacatacacactctcacacacacatacacactctcacacacacatacacactctcacacacacatacacactctcacacacatacacactgtcacacacacacatacacactctcacacacacatacacactctcacacacacatacacacacacatagacactctcacacacacatacacactctcacacacatacacactgtcacacacacacatacacactctcacacacacatacacacacacacacacacatacacactcacacacacatacacactctcatacacactctcacacacactctctcacacatatacacactctctcacacacacatacacactctcacacacactctctcacacacatacacactctcacacacacatacacactctcacacacactctcacacacacataaactctctcacacacacatacacactctctcccacacacacacacagcttggctTCACTGTCTGGGGTATAaaacagcatgtgtgtttttcagcCCAGAAATACGTGAAGTCCTTTAATTGGAGGCGGTAGACACACATGCTAGAGCTTGGTACACGTATGTAATTACTGACAGGGTCCAACCATAACCACTGTCCTCGAACCTCCTCCCTGCAGGGGgtctgggaggagaaggggggagggagggagggagggagggagggagggaggggggggagggagggagggaggggtaaatAGTGATGACAAGGACAGaaacagatggagggagagagagagagacacaaagagagagagagagaatattgtATAGTGGAATGAACATATTGTATAAACGACTGCTGCTACTGTCAGCAGGGTGATGAGCAGTTATGGAAAAGTTCCGAAACCTCCTCACAACAATATCTTGTTCGAAAGCAGGAGTTACGTATTGTGTTGATGTCGTCAGGTATGCGGTCTGTAGTCACTTTCAGCTATTTTGACTATGTATCTCCAATGACCGTGTCATCATGGAACCAGAGTGTGAATTACAACCGCTAATAGttagtgtctctctcttcctggagCATGGACCAGTACCAGAGGAAtgagggggagtgagggggtgaaGGAGTTTCTCCTCTAATAGTCATAAATATCCAGTGTTGCATGGAGGGAGCAGGGCAGGGTGGGGCCTCCACGATGCCTCCAGGAAATAATCTCCCAGGAAAATAAGGACGAAAAAAACTGAGGGAGACCTCGGAATTTGCATGAACTGGTCCTCCCACCCTGGCatagagacaaggagggagggagagaaaccgagggagagaaaaagagttagagaaagggagggagagaaaaggagttagagaaagggagggagagaaaaggagagagagaaagggagggagagaaaaggagagagagaaagggagggagagaaaaggagagagagaaagggagggagagaaaccaagggagagaaaaaggagttagagaaaaggagagagagaaaggagggagagaaaaggagagaaagggagagagagaagagaggggaagaactAAAGATAGGAaggcagagagaatgagagggaaggagggaggagtgtggtggaagagagaaggagaaagaaaaagaggagaggaatagaaaaagagaaatggaaGGGAATAAAGGGTTTTACTCAAGGTGACAGTTATGCAAATATGAAATTACAGACAGGGCTTAGCATTCATGTTGAAATCTCCttaagggaaggaggagaggaaaggagagaggagataactGAACCCCGAAAGCAGGTACTCCCCCAGTCCTCTGCATCCTGGTGGACAGAAAccgttcaccccccccccccccccccctctcaagtTACACACTATATCAACTTACACGTGTCAGACACTACACTTATAATAAATGAAAATCATCATATtctgtctgtcactctgtcacgtccacacacacacagattgtttTGTCCATCATCACGTGGGAGGAGTCTTTTTCGCTGCTTGCCCTCACTCTTTTTACTCGCGTACTCAATAACTTGCTTCACAACGTGTGGGAGAGCGGAGAAACTGCAACACAGGGAATGAGGAGCGAGAGCGAGACCGGAGTCTCGCCCGTGTTCGACCATACACCGTAGCCCTACTCAGACTGGGAAGTTTACCACAGTTACCgctaacttttttctttttcacgtGATCAAGTCTACCGGGCCACAAACTCCGAGACAAACGGATTTCTCTTGATAAGCTCGAAGATGAGGGTGAACTTTTCTACAAATTGGATTTTTCAAGGTTGGATAACGCATCTGATTTTTGTTCTTTGCGCACAGGTAAACCAACTTTATTTTTCTCGACTGGACTGTGTTTTGGGCAACAACCAATGCTGGCATGGGCACAGTTAAGAACTAAAAAGATTTACAGGAACATCCTCAACATGTAAATATCAAAAACAGTGAAAATCAGCCGACATGTTAAAAACGTTTGAGCCTTTAGACAGAGTTAAAATGTAAACTTGTTTGTTCACAAACTGATTGGAAACAGATATATTCCCattcacgcccccccccccgcccctcaatTCCCGGTTCTCTCGGGTAACCGCTGTGTCCGCGCGCACAACTGCAAACGCAATCTCATCTTCTGTTTAGTAAACGCCTCGTGGCAGTTATGTTTGTGACTGAGGATGCTTATTGAGGCATCATACTGATTACATTTTTCACTGAATAAGTCTTCAACACAGAATATGAATGGCTACAATTCTGTGTggagtgtctctgtgtttgacaGCGCTCCTATTGGAAGTCTGTCGTAAAGATCGTTTCAAGTTGTGTTTTTACCATCCTTTACCAATTGTTTTACTCCACCCTCTTAAATATCCAGGATCTATACATTCTTCATTTTTTCTCTATAGTAAATCCTTCATTTGCTCATTAGGTACAGTATCGATAAATTAAAGCCATATAACGAGGAGCGTCCGTCCTATGCCCCCCCGCCGGCTGTAGTCCGCACTAGAGCGGGTGTGGGTTgttgtgtgttgaggtgtgtgtgtgctgcaggtccCAACCTGACTGCTGAAGTAACATCAGCCCACAAGCTCGACTGCAGCTCTTGGGGCAACCCTGTCTGGGAAGCCTGATTCTAACAGTTTTATGAAGCTATTTAGATTAGAACAACGCTACATTAGATATGTGTTTAAAGTATTTTATATCAGTGAGTTCTATTCTTCTCTACTGCACTGCACTTTACCTCACTTTACTCTCTCCTGTACTCTACTCTGATGGGTGCTATTTGGTTCACTGTTTGTacttttgtgtgtttatgtccacTGTCCCTTGTCCTTAGATAGACAGATACCATGTCTTGTGGAGCAGGTTTGCCTCAGGCAGGTAAATAGACTGAATCCATTCATGGCTGACAGATTGCTTATCTTGGCAAGGAGCCAAGGCTCTTGTGGCAGTTATGCAAATGTTGAGGTGGTCTAAGGAGGGAGGACGTCCTGCAGGTCACCAAATGCTCTCACTGCTGCCCCTCTGACCACACAACATCCAAGACAGTTAGTAGTTATgttacacacacttactgttcacaaacacacactcagtatagcacacactcatacacaaagaacaacacacacacacacacacacacacaaacggttaGATATAGTCCTTCCAGTGGTTAGATGATTCTAAATCTAAACTTAACCTATAATCATGTAGGGTGGATGAGCATGTCCTTTCATTGAATACACATCCACGAGTGAATGAAAACTGTTGCGTAGTTTCATAATTATGAGAAGCCCAGATGtggaaagaaaaatacaattcCCAGCATTCCTTTGGTTTTCCTGTGCCCTCTTGCCCAGATCTGACCAATGCAGACTGTAAACATCACACACAGCTGTGGCTTCCTCAGCCtaatcctctcctttcctcactcCCCTAACCTACCTTCCTCATATACTTCAAGTCAGACCTCAGACCAGATCTAAACTTAGTCTCAGAGGAAGATTCAGACCAAACCCTCATGGAAAACTATGTATGGGAACTCTCCACCTTCCCTGAACATCTGTATCTTTAATCCTGGGAggcatctctcctccccccctcccttcctgctcttctcctctcctcgcctctcctcctctcctctcctcccctctcacctcccatccccccccttcccccccctcctcccctccctcctctcctctcctctcctctcctctcccctccccctcccctcccctcccctcccctccctccctctctcttctcctttcctctcctctcccctcctctcctctcctctcctctcctctcctctcctctcctcctcctctctcctctcctctcctctcctctcctctcctctcctctcctctcctctccttctcctctcctctcctctcctctcccctcccctcccctcccccctcccctcccctcccctcctctcctctcccctcccctccccctccccctccccctcccctcctctcctctctctcccctcccctcccctcctctcctctcctctcctctcctccccccctcctctcctctcctgctatcACATGGTCATCATTAAGGCTGTGGTCGATGTTCATCGTTAGCATTGTAGTAGAAACAAAACAAGGTCTGATGGCGTGACATTCGTTAGACACGCCTCTTCCCCCTCTGTGGGGGGCTGGGACTAAACTctgcctccctgtgtgtgtgtgtgtggggtgggtgggtgggggggggggggctgggactaaaccctgcctccctgtgtgtgtgtgtgtggggggggggggctgggactaaaccctgcctccctgtgtgtgtgtgtgtgtgggggggggggggctgggactaaaaccctgcctccctgtgtgtgtgtgtgtgtgtgggggggggctgggactaaaccctgcctccctgtgtgtgtgtgtgtggggggggggggggggctgggactaaaccctgcctccctgtgggggggctgggaagagtgagcaaagggggagaggggcggaaagggagagagacgggcagagggtgGGTCATGGATCACCTCCACCTCTgtgaccccctccaccacctccctggCCCCTCCAGCTGCCACACCTCCACCATGTCCTGTCCTGGCCATCCctgcccctgctctcccccagcAGCAGGGGCAGGAAGCTGGGGGGCCGGATGGACGAGAGCCTGCCTGGAGTGTCGTGTCCATGGCTGTGTGCTGGTAGCCTGTGTTGCTCCAAGGCGGAGGCATGCTTTTACCTTGCCCTCTCCAAGAATATTTTCTCTCATAACAACGTTATTCTCTAATTCAGCAGATGGGTTTGATAGTACAGAACAGGATGTGGTAGACTGGTTAGGgaaggtttctgtgtgtgtgtgtgtgtgtgtgcatgtgcctgcACGTGCATATGTATGCagtagagcatgtgtgtgtgtgtgtgtgtgtgtgtgtgtgtgtgtgtgtgtgtgtgtgtgtgtgtgtgtgtgtgtgtatatataaacaTACAGCACTACTCCTGCCAACAGCAGTAGGTGGTGAAACATGTTTTCTGTGTTTCTTGAACGCTTTGTTACGTGATCATTAAACACTCCAGTTCACCCAGGCCTGGCTGAGATCAGCACTTCGTAAACCAAGTGTTCAAGTATACTTTTTGATCTAAAAGGACAGTAAACGGACTTGAACCTCTGACCttctgatctgcagtcaaacacTGAGCTAACCCCTTTTCCCTCCGCTCTCCTTGCTTGTGCATCTGTCAAGTTCAGGTTCTGGTGGTCATTTgactttattatttattttagttAATATATTTGAAGGTATTTCTGCTTTATTTGGACATATATGGtgaagaacatcaggaaatgtaaaggagagagaggacgtcCGTTCTTTTGAGGGTTTATGACCCTAACTGATCAAATGTATGATATTGAATGACGTGGTGAGTTTGTGCATCGGTGGATCTGACGGGAGAACTTGACGGCaaaaacctgtgtttgtgtgtcctgcagaaggtctgttgtaaacctgtgtttgtgtgtcctgcagaaggtctgttgtaaacctgtgtttgtgtgtcctgcagaaggtctgttgtaaacctgtgtttgtgtgtcctgcagaaggtctgttgtaaacctgtgtttgtgtgtcctgcagaaggtctgttgtaaacctgtttgtgtgtcctgcagaaggtctgttgtaaacctgtgttttgtgtgtcctgcagaaggtctgttgtaaacctgtgtttgtgtgtcctgcagaaggtctgttgtaaaacctgtgtttgtgtgtcctgcagaaggtctgttgtaaacctgtgtttgtgtgtcctgcagaaggtctgttgtaaacctgtgtttgtgtgtcctgcagaaggtctgttgtaaacctgtgtttgtgtgtcctgcagaaggtctgttgtaaacctgtgtttgtgtgtcctgcagaaggtctgtttgtaaacctgtgtttgtgtgtcctgcagaaggtctgttgtaaacctgtgtttgtgtgtcctgcagaaggtctgttgtaaacctgtgtttgtgtgtcctgcagaaggtctgttgtaaacctgtgtttgtgtgtcctgcagaaggtctgttgtaaacctgtgtttgtgtgtcctgcagaaggtctgttgtaaacctgtgtttgtgtgtcctgcagaaggtctgttgtaaacctgtgtttgtgtgtcctgcagaaggtctgttgtaaacctgtgtttgtgtgtcctgcagaaggtctgttgtaaacctgtgtttgtgtgtcctgcagaaggtctgttgtaaacctgtgtttgtgtgtcctgcagaaggtctgttgtaaacctgtgtttgtgtgtcctgcagaaggtctgttgtaaacctgtgtttgtgtgtcctgcagaaggtctgttgtaaacctgtgtttgtgtgtcctgcagaaaggtctgttgtaaacctgtgtttgtgtgtcctgcagaaggtctgttgtaaacctgtgtttgtgtgtaaacctgtgtttgtgtgtcctgcagaaggtctgttgtaaacctgtgtttgtgtgtcctgcagaaggtctgttgtaaacctgtgtttgtgtgtcctgcagaaggtctgttgtaaacctgtgtttgtgtgtcctgcagaaggtctgttgtaaacctgtgtttgtgtgtcctgcagaaggtctgttgtaaacctgtgtttgtgtgtcctgcagaaggtctgttgtaaacctgtgtttgtgtgtcctgcagaaggtctgttgtaaacctgtgtttgtgtgtcctgcagaaggtctgttgtaaacctgtgtttgtgtgtcctgcagaaggtctgttgtaaacctgtgtttgtgtgtcctgcagaaggtctgttgtaaacctgtgtttgtgtgtcctgcagaaggtctgttgtaaacctgtgtttgtgtgtcctgcagaaggtctgttgtaaacctgtgtttgtgtgtcctgcagaaggtctgttgtaaacctgtgtttgtgtgtcctgcagaaggtctgttgtaaacctgtgtttgtgtgtcctgcagaaggtctgttgtaaacctgtgtttgtgtgtcctgcagaaggtctgttgtaaacctgtgtttgtgtgtcctgcagaaggtctgttgtaaacctgtgtttgtgtgtcctgcagaaggtctgttgtaaacctgtgtttgtgtgtcctgcagaaggtctgttgtaaacctgtgtttgtgtgtcctgcagaaggtctgttgtaaacctgtgtttgtgtgtcctgcagaaggtctgttgtaaacctgtgtttgtgtgtcctgcagaaggtctgttgtaaacctgtgtttgtgtgtcctgcagaaggtctgttgtaaacctgtgtttgtgtgtcctgcagaaggtctgttgtaaacctgtgtttgtgtgtcctgcagaaggtctgttgtaaacctgtgtttgtgtgtcctgcagaaggtctgttgtaaacctgtgtttgtgtgtcctgcagaaggtctgttgtaaacctgtgtttgtgtgtcctgcagaaggtctgttgtaaacctgtgtttgtgtgtcctgcagaaggtctgttgtaaacctgtgtttgtgtgtcctgcagaaggtctgttgtaaacctgtgtttgtgtgtcctgcagaaggtctgttgtaaacctgtgtttgtgtgtcctgcagaaggtctgttgtaaacctgtgtttgtgtgtcctgcagaaggtctgttcTCGACCAGCTGGCTGTGGACAGAACAAGTACCAGAAAAATGGGAGATGCTGCAGCATGTGTTCACCAGGTatctacacactcacacagacacacactcacacacacacacactcacacagacacacactcacacacacacacacactcacacagacacacacacctacacacacacattcactcaatcacacacattcacacacacacattcactcaatcacacacacctacccacacaGTAGGAAGACGTGAGGCCTGCAGTGCTGCCAGTGACTCTTGTGTCTTCAGCTGTGTCTGGACCAGATCATTCTGTTCACATGGTTACTGGAAGGAAATGTGGGGTCACATGACCTTATAAAAAAGCTTTTTCCATTTTTACGTTTTTCCTGAATGAAATGAGGAAGGATGTCAGAAAGGGGaacaatctctctcacacacacattggcactcactcacacgcacacacacacacacacacacacacacagcacatgcaTGCAGAGACTTGCGCCCACACACTCATCCGCCTCACCCTGGTGTCAGGTGGAAATGGTTCAATTCAACCTCCTCCTGTTTCACTCCATCATTCGACCTCCTCCTGATTCACTGCATCATtcgacctcctcctcctgtttcacTGCATCATTCGACCTCCTCCTGATTCACTGATTCATAAGTTATTCTCATCATTGTAGGACACTTTAATTCAAAGCGTCGTGTAGGGGGGGCTTTTAAACTGCATCCTCTTGATCCGCAGTCAGCTCTACTACAgataactacatgctcttcacctctctccctccctccctcccccccctcctccctccctccctccctccctctcctcctccctccctccctccctcctccctccctccctctcctcctccctccctccctccctccccccctcctccctccctccctccctctcctcctccctccctccctccctcctccctccatacctctcctccctccctccctctcctcctccctccctccctccctctcctcctccctccctccctctcctcctccttccctccctcctccctcaggaaCCTTTGCTCTGAAGCGGTGCTCCATGGATTCAGACACAGCCTGTCGCCCATGTGGTGCTGACCAGTACCAGCCGGACTGGAACAACCACACCAAGTGTCAGCTCCAGAAGCTCTGCGACACCGGTCAGTTACCACGACAACAACACCCCAGCCACAGCCTCACCCATAGCAACACAGAAGTCACGACAACAATAGAATTGTGTCTTTAGCGCGAAAGGCTGATAACGCGGATGTTGGTTTTCAGCTCTCTCCTTCAAGCAGGCGTTCTGTTTGAAGCCATGTACAGGCAGACGGGACGTGCACCAGACCATCAAGGGTCAGAAGGACAGAAGTATAACAGTCATTCAGACTCAAGGAGGGCTCTGTCTTAACTAGGCGCTGTGCAAAGCTTCTTTGTGGAGACTGACAACGAAagagttgttgctgttgttgtggaGATGAAGAACAAGCGTGTTGATGTTTTCCCGCCTGACTGTCGTCCTGTGCAGGGAAGGGGTTCAGCAGTGAGAGGCCCAAGAACGCCCTGGCTCCAGAGCCCTGCAGGTGCATCTCTGGACGACAGTGTTCTCCAATCAAGTGTGAGTTCTGTGAGAAGATACCCAGCTGTGGACCAGGGTCTGGACAGGAGACCCtcactggtgagacacacacacacaggcattcagacacatatactgtacacatacagaTTAGTAGCTTCAGTACTTTACACCTGATGTTACTGTAACACAGTATTAACCCTTTCTTaacctacctgtgtgtgtgtgtgtgtgtgtgtgtgtgtgtgtgtgtgtgtgtgtgtgtgtgtgtgtgtgtgtgtgtgtgtgtgtgtgtgtggtgaccgcAGAGTCAGGAAGGAAGATCTGTATGCCTTGCAAGAGGGGATTCTTCTCCTCAAACACCTCTATAGAACCATGCAAACCGTGGACCaagtaagtacacacacacactgtcaacacagagagggggacggaatggagagaaaggaggacagagctagagagagggagagagagggagagagagagagctagagagagagagagagagagagagagagagagggggagagggggagtgagagggaggggagagacagggggagaggaggagagaggagagagaggaggagcgagagagaggggagagaaagaaggagagaggagagaggaggagcgagagagaggagagagaataggggagagagagaggaggtcggGGTCGTGTGGAGGAGCAGTCACCTGACCATGTGTCcatgttgtgtgtgtccagctgcaAGGCTCAGGGGAGGACTGAAGAAAAGCATGGTAGTGACGGCTCTGACGCTGTGTGTGGAGCCGGTGGTACGTACACTGACCAGCCTGGctctctggcacacacacacacacacacacatgcacacacagcagacaagaGTGACCAAGCATATGCTGTACAGTGTTTGAACATTAGTGGAGGACTGGGCAGAAATACTCTTGAATTTAACTGATTACACTggactgatctctctctctctctctctctctctctctctctctctctctctctctctctctctctctctctctctctcttgctctctgtctctttctctctctctctcttgctctctgtctctctgtctctctgtctttctctttcttgctctctctgtctctctctacccccagaTTCCTCTACTTCCTGGGTAGTAGTGTCCATTCTGTCCAACATTgccatcctgtctctcttcctcctgctgctgTTCTGCTACAAGGACAAGCTCAAGATCCTGTCTGGTACATGCCACAGAGCTCCTTGCCACCGAGGTCCTCATCAACTTCAGTTTGATTGGATTTCTTTGAATGTGAAGGGAAGAAATGTGACAGACTTTTTTCTCTTACAGTGAATCTGCGTTCTTGCGTCCAGAATCTGAAGAGAACCAGGATTCAGCAGGTAGGAAGGAACCCCAGCTGAGACTCTGCAACTCGAGAGAAAATCTAGAGTCAGTCTGAACctgctgtctctttctccccccccctctttctctttttctcacccctttctctctctctttctctcccccctctttctctcaccccccctctctctttctctcccctttctctctctctttctctctcccctctctctctctttctctaacccccctctctctctctcttaaggaGACTCTGGCTCCTCTCTACaatagtggaggaggaggaggaggagacaagagTGTGATCCAGAGCTGTCCCCTGTGTGAGACCACCAGCCTGATCCAGGATGACCCCTGCACCCCCTCAGAGCCGCCCCTCACCTGCTCCAGGCCAGCCCCAGCTCTCTCCATCAAACTGCCCCTCACGCCccccaggcagggagaggaggaggggggagaggagggctcgTGTGCGTCCCCACTGCTGGcgtgcacgtgcgtgtgtgtgccgtcGGTGCGTGAGCCTCTGGAGGTCGGGGAGAACGAGGACTGTAGTCAGGCAGTGAACCCAGGGACTCTAGGACCCTGCTACTgcagaggaggccagggagaggagggaggaagggaggagggagaggagggagagatggaggaggagggagagagggatgaggaaggggagggagagagggatgagggtgagggagtgggGACAGAGGGCCAGCAAAGCACAAGTACACAGGGAGGTAAGAGCCAGTCAGGTACGAcgactcccccctcctccctacctcc
This genomic stretch from Hypomesus transpacificus isolate Combined female chromosome 8, fHypTra1, whole genome shotgun sequence harbors:
- the tnfrsf11a gene encoding tumor necrosis factor receptor superfamily member 11A isoform X2; the protein is MRVNFSTNWIFQGWITHLIFVLCAQKVCSRPAGCGQNKYQKNGRCCSMCSPGTFALKRCSMDSDTACRPCGADQYQPDWNNHTKCQLQKLCDTGKGFSSERPKNALAPEPCRCISGRQCSPIKCEFCEKIPSCGPGSGQETLTESGRKICMPCKRGFFSSNTSIEPCKPWTNCKAQGRTEEKHGSDGSDAVCGAGDSSTSWVVVSILSNIAILSLFLLLLFCYKDKLKILSVNLRSCVQNLKRTRIQQETLAPLYNSGGGGGGDKSVIQSCPLCETTSLIQDDPCTPSEPPLTCSRPAPALSIKLPLTPPRQGEEEGGEEGSCASPLLACTCVCVPSVREPLEVGENEDCSQAVNPGTLGPCYCRGGQGEEGGREEGEEGEMEEEGERDEEGEGERDEGEGVGTEGQQSTSTQGGKSQSGTTTPPSSLPPSPLLSSSLLSPADLSPDLCPPLTQARAEVRGQLTDRSLQKGRGLYGLKDGLGSAPGSDTVPSPPPTVTSLTLTANGEPSSEPSSEASTEELDQGLSLRASGGDKLSPRVVDLEFSPENLQSDLAETALTSGQVSGNHNTTFISSGQVMNFSGEVVVVYVSQTSLGNAGAGLDNAFGNPVQEQANENAWLFQSLTSKIPTLGISISHNSPQDDNLPVQEVTNDWPREK
- the tnfrsf11a gene encoding tumor necrosis factor receptor superfamily member 11A isoform X1, with translation MRVNFSTNWIFQGWITHLIFVLCAQKVCSRPAGCGQNKYQKNGRCCSMCSPGTFALKRCSMDSDTACRPCGADQYQPDWNNHTKCQLQKLCDTGKGFSSERPKNALAPEPCRCISGRQCSPIKCEFCEKIPSCGPGSGQETLTESGRKICMPCKRGFFSSNTSIEPCKPWTNCKAQGRTEEKHGSDGSDAVCGAGDSSTSWVVVSILSNIAILSLFLLLLFCYKDKLKILSGTCHRAPCHRVNLRSCVQNLKRTRIQQETLAPLYNSGGGGGGDKSVIQSCPLCETTSLIQDDPCTPSEPPLTCSRPAPALSIKLPLTPPRQGEEEGGEEGSCASPLLACTCVCVPSVREPLEVGENEDCSQAVNPGTLGPCYCRGGQGEEGGREEGEEGEMEEEGERDEEGEGERDEGEGVGTEGQQSTSTQGGKSQSGTTTPPSSLPPSPLLSSSLLSPADLSPDLCPPLTQARAEVRGQLTDRSLQKGRGLYGLKDGLGSAPGSDTVPSPPPTVTSLTLTANGEPSSEPSSEASTEELDQGLSLRASGGDKLSPRVVDLEFSPENLQSDLAETALTSGQVSGNHNTTFISSGQVMNFSGEVVVVYVSQTSLGNAGAGLDNAFGNPVQEQANENAWLFQSLTSKIPTLGISISHNSPQDDNLPVQEVTNDWPREK
- the tnfrsf11a gene encoding tumor necrosis factor receptor superfamily member 11A isoform X3; this encodes MRVNFSTNWIFQGWITHLIFVLCAQKVCSRPAGCGQNKYQKNGRCCSMCSPGTFALKRCSMDSDTACRPCGADQYQPDWNNHTKCQLQKLCDTGKGFSSERPKNALAPEPCRCISGRQCSPIKCEFCEKIPSCGPGSGQETLTESGRKICMPCKRGFFSSNTSIEPCKPWTNCKAQGRTEEKHGSDGSDAVCGAGDSSTSWVVVSILSNIAILSLFLLLLFCYKDKLKILSGTCHRAPCHRVNLRSCVQNLKRTRIQQETLAPLYNSGGGGGGDKSVIQSCPLCETTSLIQDDPCTPSEPPLTCSRPAPALSIKLPLTPPRQGEEEGGEEGSCASPLLACTCVCVPSVREPLEVGENEDCSQAVNPGTLGPCYCRGGQGEEGGREEGEEGEMEEEGERDEEGEGERDEGEGVGTEGQQSTSTQGGKSQSGTTTPPSSLPPSPLLSSSLLSPADLSPDLCPPLTQARAEVRGQLTDRSLQKGRGLYGLKDGLGSAPGSDTVPSPPPTVTSLTLTANGEPSSEPSSEASTEELDQGLSLRASGGDKLSPRVVDLEFSPENLQSDLAETALTSGIREPQHYVHLQWSGDELQRRSRRRLRQPDIARQRGGGARQCVWEPCPGASQ